GCGGTTCGCACATGGCGATGATTTTTCAGGACCCGATGACCTCGCTCAACCCGGTCTTTACCGTCGGGGAACAGATCGCGGAAGCCCTCCGCCGCCACAAGGGGCTTTCGTCCCGTCAGGCCTGGCAGCAGGCCGTGGAAGCGCTGGCGTCAGTGGCCATTCCCGATCCGGCACGGCGCGCCCGCCAGTATCCCCACGAAGTGTCCGGCGGCATGCGCCAGCGCGTCATGATTGCCATGGCGCTCAGTTGCAACCCACAGTTGCTCATCGCCGATGAACCAACCACGGCGCTCGATGTGACGATTCAGGCGCAGATTCTGGAACTCATCGCCGTCCAGCAGCGGGAGCGCAACCTGGGCGTGCTGCTCATCACGCACGACCTGGGCGTGGTGGCGCAGGTGGCCCACCGGGCCGCCGTGATGTACGCCGGGCGCATTGTCGAGACCGCACCGGTCGAAATCCTGTTTTCACGTCCGCAACACCCGTACACGCAGGGACTTCTGGCAAGTGTGCCGCGTCTGGGGCGGCAGGAAGCGCGCCTGCCAACCATTGAAGGCGTCGTGCCCAAACTGACGGCCCTGCCGCCCGGCTGCGCCTTTGCCCCGCGCTGCCCGGAAGCCCGGCCGGAGTGTCGGCAGGGCGAGCTGGCCCTGAAAGTCCTCGACGCACAACAGGGCCACGCCGTCCGCTGCGTCCGACGCTAAAGCCTTTGCCATCAGGTTGCCGCCAGCAGCCGGAGTTGCTTTGGCGTGAGAAACCACCGCAGCGTCGCCTTGCCGCCGCCCAGCCCGAAGCGCCCGTCCACGCGGCACAGAGCGCCTTTTTTGAAGTCCAGGCGGTCGGCATCGAGGCTTCCCCAGACCAGAAAGGCCACCAGCCGGCTCAGGTCAGGCTCATGCCCGACCAGCAGGACGCTGCTGCCGCGCTCCAGACGCAGCAGCGCCCGGATGACCCGCTCCGGCGCAGCGCCCAGAGCGAGTTCCGGGACTTCCCGCAGGCAGTGTGGCTTTTTGAGGACTTCCGCCACGATGTCCGCTGTCTGGCGCGCGCGTGCCAGCGGACTTGTCCAGATGGCGTCGAAATCAAGTTCCAACCGGCGCATGGCCTGGGCGGCCGCCCGCGTGTTGGCACGGCCTTCCGCCGTCAGTGTCCGTTCGGCATCCGTGCGCGAGCCATCGGCCCCCACGTCGTGGGCAATGGCGTGGCGCATCAGGTACAGTTCCATCGGAAATCACCTCGCTTGCGTGAGAAAGCAGCATTGGCCGGCAGGAGCGCCAGGCAATGACGATTGAAACCAACCTACCACCTCCGGCTTCCGCGCCGCGTGTGGCGTTTCAGGGCGAACCGGGTGCGTACAGTGAAATGGCCGCGGCCCGGTTCGGGCTTCCACAGCCCTACCCGACCTTTGCCCGGGTGTGTGCCGCCCTGCTCGCACGGGAGGTCGAGTTGGGCATCCTGCCGACGGAAAACGTCATTGCCGGCCCCGTTCCTGAAGTGCAACAGCTTCTCGCCACCCAGCCGCTGGTCGTGGTCACGACGCTGTGGCTCCCCATCGAACACTGCCTGCTGGGGCTGCCGGACGCCACGCTGGCCACGGCAACCCACGTCCTGTCACACTGGCAGGCGCTGCGGCAGTGCCGCCGCTTTCTGGCCCGGCATCCGCACCTGCGCGCCACAACGGTCTATGACACCGCCGGCGCAGCGCGGCTGGTGCGGCAACAGGCGCGGCCCAACCTGCTGGCGATTGCCTCGCGCCAGGCCGCCCGGCACTACGGGTTACAGGTTGTGGCCGCGCAGATTGCCGACCGCCCGGACAACGCCACCCACTTCGTTCTGTGCCGCGCTGCGGCAGGCACTCCATAACAGCCGGGCAGGCCGTCTCCGACGGCGGCGCACTCAGATTGCCTCTCCGTTCCGGGACGGGGATGGAAGCGCCACACGGAATCCGAACACCGTGATGTCATCCCGTTGGGCTTCAGCCCCCATGTGGGCCGCCAGCTCGGCTTCGAGCCGGACACACTGCTCGGCCGGCAGCAGCCCGGACACGCTGACCAGCACTTCCAGCAGGCGGCGCGTCCCATACTTCTTTCCCCGGTCATTCGGCTGGTCGGCAAAGCCGTCCGTGGTGAGATACAGCATCATCCCGGGCGTCAGCGTCACCTGCTGCGGGGTGAAGCGCCGGGGGCTTCGCTCGCGGCCGCCGCCCCCCACCGTTGCCCGATCACCTTTGAGTTCCGTCAGTACGCCGTCGGCCACGAGGTAGAGCGGTCGGCGCGCCCCGGCAAAGACCAGCCGCCCCGTTTCCCGATGCAGGGTGCAGACGGCGGCATCCATCCCGTCCATCAGCGTCTGGCGTTCGCCCTGCCTGAGCACGCGCTGAATTCCGTGATGAAGCTGGTGCAGAATCTCGGCTGGCTGCCGTACGCCCTGGTCAGCCACGATTTTCTCAAGCAGGTCGTTCCCAATCGTGGACATAAACGCCCCCGGCACACCGTGACCGGTACAGTCGGCCACGACCAGCACCACCTCCCCATCCTGCTCGTGCAGCCAGTAGAAATCACCTGATACGATGTCCTTCGGCTTCCACAGGACGAAATGCCCGCCCAGCGCCGCTGTCAGCGTCTCCGTCGAAGGCAGCATCGCCTGCTGAATGGTCTGGGCATAGCTCAGGCTTTCCAGCATCTCGCGCCGCTGGGCGGCGAGTTCCTCGTTCTTGCGCGTCACTTCATGCGTTCGTTCGGCAACCTTCTCCTCCAGCCACCGGGTACGCGCCACCAACTGCCGCAGCCGCCAGCGCACGCCGCCGTACAGCGCCAGCCCGCCCAGCGTGACAAACCCGATGTAGGCCGGCCAGGTCTGCCACCACGGCGGCCGTATCTCCAGCGTCAGCAATGGCTTTCCAGTCCCCCACACGCCGTCGTGATTGGCCGCCATCACCCAGAACCGATACTGCCCCGGCGGGAGATTCGTGTAACTCACCTCCCGGCGCTCTCCCATGTCGCGCCACTCACGGTCGAAGCCTTCCAGCCGACACCGGTAGCGATTGTCTTCCGGGACGTGAAAATCCAGCCCGGCGTAACCAAGGTCAAGGGCATTCCG
This window of the Chloracidobacterium sp. N genome carries:
- a CDS encoding ABC transporter ATP-binding protein, with product MALLVVEGLRTHFPTRAGVVPAVDDVSLTIERGETLALVGESGSGKSVTALSIMGLVSPPGRIVAGRISFAGRELRTPAEAAALRGSHMAMIFQDPMTSLNPVFTVGEQIAEALRRHKGLSSRQAWQQAVEALASVAIPDPARRARQYPHEVSGGMRQRVMIAMALSCNPQLLIADEPTTALDVTIQAQILELIAVQQRERNLGVLLITHDLGVVAQVAHRAAVMYAGRIVETAPVEILFSRPQHPYTQGLLASVPRLGRQEARLPTIEGVVPKLTALPPGCAFAPRCPEARPECRQGELALKVLDAQQGHAVRCVRR
- the sixA gene encoding phosphohistidine phosphatase SixA, translated to MELYLMRHAIAHDVGADGSRTDAERTLTAEGRANTRAAAQAMRRLELDFDAIWTSPLARARQTADIVAEVLKKPHCLREVPELALGAAPERVIRALLRLERGSSVLLVGHEPDLSRLVAFLVWGSLDADRLDFKKGALCRVDGRFGLGGGKATLRWFLTPKQLRLLAAT
- a CDS encoding prephenate dehydratase domain-containing protein: MTIETNLPPPASAPRVAFQGEPGAYSEMAAARFGLPQPYPTFARVCAALLAREVELGILPTENVIAGPVPEVQQLLATQPLVVVTTLWLPIEHCLLGLPDATLATATHVLSHWQALRQCRRFLARHPHLRATTVYDTAGAARLVRQQARPNLLAIASRQAARHYGLQVVAAQIADRPDNATHFVLCRAAAGTP